One window of the Mycoplasmopsis anatis genome contains the following:
- a CDS encoding Mbov_0396 family ICE element transmembrane protein, with protein MFKSLFQWLVDKLAHFVFSALWALFVGIPFLVVKSLRYITDLISLKFLPMILYGKSTLTVSDLGTPITALYFLFLIPCLVSLIFIVIFVYAKASKHNNDESTFMVRNFWKNLPKFVLLTLLFPILIFVVVLLMLVFLQFLSSSINANIDFEEQLFSLIKPYGAKINDETWTNLMRENKDSLLPPAPDFDMYRTMNWGDGILTLILNFCILIMVIYVFAGMFTNTAKCLFNLIKNIVVFPIINTSTLLKDEIILKKWYSDTKGYFINLLVDYIVILLIPVFFYVINYSITTVVSASEIPSQLQGICTALGVIFLLYSFSEFLPTIFNNLAKIFGLDALLDSFGRNPVKAFATKTKAITAKATKAVKNNYVSSKNKKVENSPTRRTTTRVFSQNNTLAGATSERAIYSQSVGATRNISAIGNSNSQSLPINRYNGGKINELATKQITPTRNAQSQNNINPIKATELNNSSKTEQIKQKQTVATEQQKALIANQSIKIGEKVVEEFAAKTDNNQNNKNKHVNTTNKKQTEDKKDNAQEMKLDNSTKEKIASIDQSLKKLNKAIKSQKTKANNNKRKTTTKSKVKKPVIKKTNTTGTKRRGRPPKNPKSTQTNLKPAENLQKNINSKEKTNASTSQIIKNKA; from the coding sequence ATGTTCAAATCTCTATTTCAATGACTGGTTGATAAATTAGCTCATTTTGTTTTTTCTGCTTTATGAGCTTTATTTGTTGGGATACCATTTTTAGTCGTTAAATCACTACGATATATAACTGATTTAATTTCCTTAAAATTTTTACCAATGATTCTTTATGGAAAATCAACTTTAACAGTTTCTGATCTAGGTACCCCAATAACCGCGCTGTATTTCTTATTTTTAATACCTTGTTTAGTTTCGTTAATTTTTATCGTTATTTTTGTTTATGCTAAAGCAAGTAAGCATAATAATGATGAATCAACATTTATGGTAAGAAACTTTTGAAAAAACTTACCAAAATTTGTACTTTTAACGTTGCTTTTTCCAATTTTGATATTCGTTGTTGTTTTGTTAATGCTTGTTTTTTTACAGTTCTTATCAAGTTCAATTAATGCAAATATTGATTTTGAAGAGCAATTGTTTTCATTAATTAAACCTTACGGTGCAAAAATTAATGATGAAACTTGAACGAATCTAATGAGAGAAAATAAAGACAGTTTATTACCGCCTGCTCCTGATTTTGATATGTATAGAACTATGAACTGAGGTGATGGAATATTGACCTTGATTTTGAACTTCTGTATTTTGATTATGGTAATTTATGTTTTTGCCGGAATGTTCACGAATACAGCTAAATGCTTGTTCAACTTAATCAAAAACATAGTTGTTTTTCCAATTATCAACACATCAACATTGTTAAAAGATGAAATCATTCTGAAGAAATGGTACTCAGATACGAAAGGTTATTTTATTAATCTTCTTGTTGATTATATTGTTATTCTATTGATACCTGTGTTTTTCTATGTGATAAATTATTCAATAACAACAGTTGTTTCTGCTTCTGAAATTCCATCACAATTGCAAGGAATATGTACTGCTTTAGGTGTAATATTCTTACTTTATTCTTTCAGTGAATTTTTACCAACAATTTTTAACAATTTAGCAAAAATTTTTGGATTAGATGCATTGTTGGATAGTTTTGGAAGAAATCCAGTTAAAGCTTTTGCTACTAAAACGAAAGCTATAACAGCAAAAGCTACAAAAGCTGTTAAAAACAACTATGTATCAAGTAAAAACAAAAAGGTTGAAAATAGTCCTACAAGACGAACAACAACAAGAGTATTTTCACAAAATAATACTTTAGCTGGAGCAACTTCAGAAAGAGCAATATATTCTCAAAGTGTTGGTGCAACAAGAAATATTAGTGCAATTGGCAATTCAAATTCACAATCATTACCTATCAATAGATATAATGGTGGAAAAATAAATGAATTAGCAACAAAACAGATCACACCTACAAGAAATGCTCAATCTCAAAATAATATTAATCCTATTAAAGCAACTGAATTAAATAACAGTTCAAAAACTGAACAAATAAAACAAAAGCAAACAGTTGCTACCGAACAACAAAAAGCATTAATTGCTAATCAATCAATTAAGATAGGAGAAAAAGTTGTTGAAGAATTTGCTGCAAAAACTGATAATAATCAAAACAATAAAAATAAACATGTTAACACAACAAATAAAAAACAAACAGAAGACAAAAAAGATAATGCACAGGAAATGAAACTTGATAATTCAACTAAAGAAAAAATTGCTTCAATTGATCAATCACTTAAAAAACTTAATAAAGCTATTAAATCTCAAAAAACAAAAGCTAATAACAATAAAAGAAAAACAACTACAAAATCAAAAGTTAAAAAACCTGTAATTAAAAAAACTAATACAACAGGAACTAAGCGGCGTGGAAGACCACCTAAAAATCCTAAATCAACACAAACAAATCTAAAACCTGCTGAAAATTTACAAAAAAATATAAACAGTAAGGAGAAAACAAATGCTTCAACCTCACAAATTATCAAAAACAAAGCTTAA
- a CDS encoding helicase HerA domain-containing protein: protein MLQPHKLSKTKLKYESNLSLIDILFLFVFVVFSIALISIFYLIVKVGVVICGFITLILMIFLLWLMQKKIYDSHRRYYYLFQNLQFLTIKKTYNKNELSSFEAPIKSISNLGVVKTNEANSLIFKINGFDPFKLNTDEYELFIKKINNLYSLLTNNGRKVQIVKISTKNDLKENLDSLDRTYSKNENITPEKDNYFNSVANDIHFFGSENSMISQYYFLISQTSNFNQEEINEISSLIESIYPTLTKRIVEKEEILNIFRELFKLNLKIEEDKITQEINGIIVKKDLVKLNETFLNSFFIDRFPVSLNDGCFENLLRNPNLNFIISFTKLPSSSAIKTIDKARRFIKANQIDISSFTKNALIETELAAIDNFIEEFSNEIPIFEVNFQGLIHSDSEDKHNLINKNIRTELENNKIVGNFYQTTQIRLLNEFWMNENKIKVDNNHTMTGLNLAKLWSFTDVLYNDKNHLLLGHDYFVGHPLFFNDTLKNKQRPSSSMFMIGKTGSGKTASISKILNYHAMNNDKIYIIDPNNDYGSLFRKIKHENVNMIDLTDINYFQQNILEIKDTFSLSNIDETIEKVSNNSLIKWKIDYLKQIFLIIDTSLTERQLNLLGLLIQKTYEKNGFYTKELNDCKQITFDDVIELTKKINSKQIISEINDREIFYQKEIDESLLFLITNFSRKNGTYKFFNTDKVFEDNSINSKIYNFQRLLTKSQKDNLIAMFLLIQEINNEIQQNLIYNIRNFGYERQNEWRNIVIVIDEIHKFLGGTGNTYLINFLFDTIKTLRKFWGLMIMGTQSFKDFVLVEEMKNKTIQLLEQTQYKFIYKVDRSDITSFNNTLSESSKLLDFEKNFIQESSVGQCLFMIDDKTKVPISLYYNDYEQKIIFKTQLT from the coding sequence ATGCTTCAACCTCACAAATTATCAAAAACAAAGCTTAAATATGAATCAAATCTGTCTTTAATAGATATTTTATTTTTATTTGTATTTGTTGTTTTTTCAATAGCATTAATTTCTATATTTTACTTAATTGTAAAAGTAGGGGTTGTTATTTGTGGTTTTATAACTTTAATTTTGATGATTTTTCTTTTATGATTGATGCAAAAAAAGATATATGATTCTCACAGAAGATATTATTATTTATTTCAAAATTTACAGTTTTTAACAATCAAAAAGACATACAATAAAAATGAATTATCTAGTTTTGAAGCTCCAATAAAAAGTATTTCAAATTTAGGAGTTGTTAAAACTAATGAAGCAAATTCACTGATTTTTAAGATAAATGGTTTTGACCCTTTTAAATTAAATACAGATGAATATGAGTTATTCATTAAAAAAATAAACAATCTTTACTCTTTATTAACAAACAACGGAAGAAAAGTTCAAATTGTTAAAATTTCAACTAAAAATGATTTAAAAGAAAATTTAGACAGTTTGGATAGAACTTATTCAAAAAATGAAAATATAACTCCCGAAAAAGATAATTATTTTAATTCAGTTGCAAATGATATTCATTTTTTTGGTAGTGAAAATTCTATGATTTCACAATATTATTTTTTAATTTCTCAAACGTCAAATTTTAATCAAGAAGAAATAAATGAAATTTCTAGTCTTATTGAAAGTATTTATCCAACTCTAACAAAACGGATAGTTGAAAAAGAAGAAATTTTAAATATTTTTAGAGAATTATTTAAACTAAACCTAAAAATTGAAGAAGACAAAATAACACAAGAAATTAATGGAATTATTGTTAAAAAGGATCTTGTAAAACTAAATGAAACTTTCTTAAATTCGTTTTTTATTGATCGTTTCCCCGTGAGTTTAAATGATGGATGTTTTGAAAATTTATTAAGAAATCCAAATTTGAACTTTATTATTTCCTTTACAAAACTGCCATCAAGTTCTGCGATAAAAACAATTGATAAGGCTAGAAGATTTATAAAAGCAAATCAGATAGATATAAGTAGTTTTACAAAAAATGCACTGATTGAAACTGAATTAGCAGCAATCGATAATTTTATAGAAGAATTTTCAAATGAAATACCGATTTTTGAAGTTAATTTTCAAGGTTTAATTCATAGTGATTCAGAAGATAAGCATAATTTAATAAATAAAAATATTCGTACAGAATTGGAAAACAACAAAATTGTAGGGAATTTTTATCAAACAACACAAATACGTCTTTTGAATGAATTTTGAATGAACGAAAATAAAATAAAAGTTGATAATAATCATACAATGACTGGTCTAAATTTAGCTAAATTATGATCTTTCACTGATGTTTTATACAACGACAAAAATCACCTTCTTTTAGGACATGATTATTTTGTCGGGCATCCACTATTTTTTAATGATACTTTAAAAAATAAACAGAGACCTAGTTCATCAATGTTTATGATCGGTAAAACCGGCTCAGGAAAAACTGCTTCTATTTCTAAAATTTTGAATTATCATGCAATGAACAACGACAAAATTTATATTATTGATCCTAATAATGATTATGGTTCATTGTTTAGAAAAATTAAACATGAAAATGTAAATATGATTGATTTAACTGATATTAATTATTTTCAACAAAACATTTTGGAAATCAAGGATACTTTTTCATTAAGTAATATTGATGAAACGATTGAAAAAGTTTCAAATAATTCATTGATTAAATGAAAAATTGACTACCTTAAGCAAATCTTTTTGATTATAGATACTTCTTTAACTGAAAGGCAATTAAATTTATTAGGCCTATTAATACAAAAAACTTATGAAAAAAACGGTTTTTATACTAAAGAATTAAATGATTGCAAACAGATAACTTTCGATGATGTTATTGAATTGACTAAGAAAATAAATTCTAAACAAATTATCAGTGAAATTAATGATAGAGAAATCTTTTATCAAAAAGAAATAGATGAAAGCTTATTGTTTTTAATAACAAACTTTAGTCGTAAAAACGGAACTTATAAATTTTTTAATACAGACAAAGTTTTCGAGGATAATTCCATTAATTCAAAAATTTACAATTTTCAGAGATTATTAACAAAATCACAAAAAGATAATTTAATAGCTATGTTCTTGTTGATTCAGGAAATTAATAATGAAATACAACAAAATTTAATTTACAACATTAGGAATTTTGGTTATGAAAGACAGAATGAATGAAGAAATATAGTTATTGTTATAGATGAAATTCATAAATTTTTAGGTGGAACGGGAAATACCTATTTAATTAATTTCTTGTTCGATACTATAAAAACATTAAGAAAGTTCTGAGGTCTTATGATCATGGGGACACAATCATTTAAAGATTTTGTTCTTGTTGAAGAAATGAAAAACAAAACAATTCAGTTGTTAGAACAAACTCAATATAAGTTTATTTATAAGGTCGATCGCTCAGATATAACTTCTTTTAATAATACTCTATCTGAATCTTCAAAATTGTTAGACTTTGAAAAGAATTTCATTCAAGAAAGTTCAGTTGGACAATGTTTATTTATGATTGATGATAAAACAAAGGTGCCAATTTCACTTTATTACAATGATTATGAACAAAAAATCATATTTAAAACTCAATTAACATAA
- the dcm_N gene encoding DNA (cytosine-5-)-methyltransferase N-terminal subunit → MKEIKMYEFFAGMGSQLKALKNIATSNDISVISVGACEWYINAIIAYLKIHYGELKPETELTKEQMIEILKNYSFSANSKTAVSETYFRRNRKLSEIFPYLYAFVNNDYFNKVYETNKELENYTDITKVDNLQSEIDILTYSFPCQDISSQGLKRGITKGTRSGLLYEIERIIKNSTKRPKILLLENVKNLVSKKFINDFKKWIEVLDELGYETSFKVLNASDFGSAQNRERVFAVSVLRENNHTFDFDSLIKLNDKKLYEIVKVENSGVDLSYILEKCKVSEITTSRSGLTKANLMNYSNFNSENRIYLNTAKVGPTLIASNRLKFYFPEINKLRYINSKEAFLYMGFGENDYEKVKKQDLISETRLTFLCGNSISVEVLESIFSGIINYIKEKND, encoded by the coding sequence ATGAAAGAGATTAAAATGTATGAATTTTTTGCAGGTATGGGTTCTCAACTCAAAGCACTAAAAAACATAGCTACATCAAATGATATTTCTGTTATAAGTGTAGGTGCTTGTGAATGATACATCAATGCAATAATTGCATATTTAAAAATTCATTATGGTGAATTAAAACCCGAAACTGAACTAACTAAAGAGCAAATGATTGAAATATTAAAAAATTACTCTTTTAGTGCGAATAGTAAAACAGCAGTCTCAGAAACATATTTTAGACGTAATAGAAAATTAAGTGAAATTTTTCCTTACCTGTATGCTTTTGTTAATAACGACTATTTCAATAAGGTTTATGAGACAAATAAAGAGTTAGAAAACTATACAGATATCACTAAAGTAGATAATCTTCAATCTGAAATTGATATATTAACATATAGCTTTCCATGCCAAGATATATCTTCACAAGGTTTAAAACGTGGTATTACTAAAGGAACTCGTTCAGGTCTTCTTTATGAAATAGAACGAATAATTAAAAATAGTACTAAAAGACCAAAAATTTTACTTTTAGAAAATGTTAAAAACTTAGTTTCTAAAAAGTTTATAAATGATTTTAAAAAATGAATTGAAGTTTTAGATGAATTAGGTTATGAAACATCTTTTAAAGTATTAAATGCATCTGATTTTGGATCAGCACAAAACAGAGAAAGAGTATTTGCAGTTTCTGTTTTAAGAGAAAATAATCATACTTTTGATTTTGATAGTTTAATTAAACTAAATGATAAAAAATTATATGAAATAGTAAAAGTTGAAAATAGTGGTGTTGATTTATCTTATATTTTAGAAAAATGTAAGGTAAGTGAAATTACCACAAGCAGAAGCGGATTAACAAAAGCTAATTTAATGAATTATAGTAATTTTAATTCAGAAAATAGAATTTATTTGAATACTGCAAAAGTTGGTCCAACTTTGATTGCTTCCAACAGACTGAAATTTTACTTCCCTGAAATAAATAAATTAAGATACATAAATAGTAAAGAAGCGTTTTTGTACATGGGCTTCGGTGAAAATGATTATGAAAAAGTAAAAAAACAAGATTTAATTTCTGAAACACGATTAACGTTTCTTTGTGGAAATTCTATTTCTGTTGAAGTGTTAGAATCAATTTTTTCAGGAATTATCAATTATATTAAGGAGAAAAATGACTAA